Proteins encoded within one genomic window of Rhododendron vialii isolate Sample 1 chromosome 1a, ASM3025357v1:
- the LOC131323723 gene encoding digalactosyldiacylglycerol synthase 2, chloroplastic-like isoform X1 → MEKKQRISIFTTASLPWMTGTSVNPLFRAAYLAKQDEERKVTLVIPWLSLKDQEHVYPEKITFNLPSELEKYVRNWLEERTGFRSGFDIRFYPGKFSRDKRSILAVGDITEAIPDEEADIAVLEEPEHLTWYHHGKRWKAKFRLVVGVVHTNYLEYVRREKNGRVQAFFLKYINSWVVNIYCHKVIRLSAATQDLPRSIVCNVHGVNPRFIEIGKKKNEQQQNGSKAFAKGAYYIGKMIWHKGYKELLKLLRDNQNDLTGLEVDLYGNGEDSVEVQEAAKKLELTVRVHPGRDHADPLFHDYKVFLNPSTTDVVCTTTAEALAMGKIVVCANHPSNDFFKQFPNCRTYDDSKGFVEATRKALTEEPSPLTDAQRHKLSWEAATERFLRAAELEQAPPLKAEADQAPSQKRLTKSSSKLFMSTSLSFKRRMEDASALAHFVGTALLSSQPDEDQCKKLGLAPPSGKWGPRR, encoded by the exons atggagAAGAAACAACGCATTTCGATATTCACCACCGCGAGCCTTCCATGGATGACCGGCACGTCCGTGAACCCTCTGTTCCGCGCCGCATACCTCGCGAAGCAAGACGAGGAGAGGAAGGTTACCCTTGTGATCCCGTGGTTATCCTTGAAGGACCAAGAACATGTTTATCCCGAAAAGATCACGTTCAATTTGCCCTCGGAGCTGGAGAAGTACGTCCGTAACTGGCTCGAGGAACGGACCGGGTTTAGGTCTGGTTTCGACATACGGTTCTATCCGGGAAAG TTTTCAAGAGATAAAAGGAGTATTCTTGCTGTTGGTGATATTACAGAAGCCATCCCTGATGAAGAGGCAGATATTGCTGTCCTCGAGGAACCCGAGCATCTTACATGGTATCACCATGGGAAAAGATGGAAAGCAAAATTCCGCCTAGTTGTAGGAGTTGTTCACACCAATTATTTGGAATATgtgagaagagagaagaatggACGAGTACAGGCATTTTTTCTTAAGTACATCAATAGTTGGGTTGTCAACATCTATTGCCACAAG GTGATACGTTTATCTGCTGCTACCCAGGATCTTCCAAGATCTATTGTATGCAATGTTCATGGAGTCAATCCCAGGTTTATAGAGattggaaagaagaagaatgaacaACAGCAAAATGGAAGCAAGGCCTTCGCCAAAGGTGCATATTACATTGGTAAGATGATCTGGCACAAAGGTTACAAGGAGCTCCTTAAACTTCTCCGGGATAATCAAAATGATCTTACTGGACTTGAGGTTGATTTATATGGGAATGGAGAGGATTCCGTTGAAGTTCAGGAAGCTGCCAAGAAATTGGAATTAACAGTTAGGGTTCATCCTGGACGTGACCATGCTGATCCTTTATTCCATGA CTATAAAGTGTTCCTAAATCCAAGTACCACAGACGTTGTGTGCACCACCACAGCAGAAGCATTGGCAATGGGCAAAATAGTGGTTTGTGCCAATCACCCTTCAAATGACTTCTTCAAGCAGTTCCCAAACTGCCGAACCTACGATGATAGCAAGGGGTTTGTCGAAGCTACACGCAAGGCATTAACCGAAGAGCCCTCCCCCTTGACAGATGCACAGAGGCACAAGCTTTCATGGGAGGCAGCAACGGAAAGGTTTCTAAGGGCTGCTGAGCTGGAACAGGCCCCACCACTGAAGGCTGAGGCAGATCAGGCCCCATCTCAAAAGAGATTGACAAAGAGCTCTTCGAAGCTTTTCATGTCCACGTCGCTTAGTTTCAAGAGGCGCATGGAGGATGCATCCGCGTTGGCACATTTTGTTGGAACTGCGTTGTTGAGTTCACAACCCGACGAAGACCAATGCAAGAAGCTTGGTCTGGCACCCCCTTCAGGAAAATGGGGCCCACGACGTTGA
- the LOC131323723 gene encoding digalactosyldiacylglycerol synthase 2, chloroplastic-like isoform X2: MEKKQRISIFTTASLPWMTGTSVNPLFRAAYLAKQDEERKVTLVIPWLSLKDQEHVYPEKITFNLPSELEKYVRNWLEERTGFRSGFDIRFYPGKFSRDKRSILAVGDITEAIPDEEADIAVLEEPEHLTWYHHGKRWKAKFRLVVGVVHTNYLEYVRREKNGRVQAFFLKYINSWVVNIYCHKVIRLSAATQDLPRSIVCNVHGVNPRFIEIGKKKNEQQQNGSKAFAKGAYYIGKMIWHKGYKELLKLLRDNQNDLTGLEVDLYGNGEDSVEVQEAAKKLELTVRVHPGRDHADPLFHDYKVFLNPSTTDVVCTTTAEALAMGKIVVCANHPSNDFFKQFPNCRTYDDSKGFVEATRKALTEEPSPLTDAQRHKLSWEAATERFLRAAELEQAPSQKRLTKSSSKLFMSTSLSFKRRMEDASALAHFVGTALLSSQPDEDQCKKLGLAPPSGKWGPRR, encoded by the exons atggagAAGAAACAACGCATTTCGATATTCACCACCGCGAGCCTTCCATGGATGACCGGCACGTCCGTGAACCCTCTGTTCCGCGCCGCATACCTCGCGAAGCAAGACGAGGAGAGGAAGGTTACCCTTGTGATCCCGTGGTTATCCTTGAAGGACCAAGAACATGTTTATCCCGAAAAGATCACGTTCAATTTGCCCTCGGAGCTGGAGAAGTACGTCCGTAACTGGCTCGAGGAACGGACCGGGTTTAGGTCTGGTTTCGACATACGGTTCTATCCGGGAAAG TTTTCAAGAGATAAAAGGAGTATTCTTGCTGTTGGTGATATTACAGAAGCCATCCCTGATGAAGAGGCAGATATTGCTGTCCTCGAGGAACCCGAGCATCTTACATGGTATCACCATGGGAAAAGATGGAAAGCAAAATTCCGCCTAGTTGTAGGAGTTGTTCACACCAATTATTTGGAATATgtgagaagagagaagaatggACGAGTACAGGCATTTTTTCTTAAGTACATCAATAGTTGGGTTGTCAACATCTATTGCCACAAG GTGATACGTTTATCTGCTGCTACCCAGGATCTTCCAAGATCTATTGTATGCAATGTTCATGGAGTCAATCCCAGGTTTATAGAGattggaaagaagaagaatgaacaACAGCAAAATGGAAGCAAGGCCTTCGCCAAAGGTGCATATTACATTGGTAAGATGATCTGGCACAAAGGTTACAAGGAGCTCCTTAAACTTCTCCGGGATAATCAAAATGATCTTACTGGACTTGAGGTTGATTTATATGGGAATGGAGAGGATTCCGTTGAAGTTCAGGAAGCTGCCAAGAAATTGGAATTAACAGTTAGGGTTCATCCTGGACGTGACCATGCTGATCCTTTATTCCATGA CTATAAAGTGTTCCTAAATCCAAGTACCACAGACGTTGTGTGCACCACCACAGCAGAAGCATTGGCAATGGGCAAAATAGTGGTTTGTGCCAATCACCCTTCAAATGACTTCTTCAAGCAGTTCCCAAACTGCCGAACCTACGATGATAGCAAGGGGTTTGTCGAAGCTACACGCAAGGCATTAACCGAAGAGCCCTCCCCCTTGACAGATGCACAGAGGCACAAGCTTTCATGGGAGGCAGCAACGGAAAGGTTTCTAAGGGCTGCTGAGCTGGAACAG GCCCCATCTCAAAAGAGATTGACAAAGAGCTCTTCGAAGCTTTTCATGTCCACGTCGCTTAGTTTCAAGAGGCGCATGGAGGATGCATCCGCGTTGGCACATTTTGTTGGAACTGCGTTGTTGAGTTCACAACCCGACGAAGACCAATGCAAGAAGCTTGGTCTGGCACCCCCTTCAGGAAAATGGGGCCCACGACGTTGA